The following is a genomic window from Streptomyces lincolnensis.
GCCGGAATGGTGCCGATGGCGAGCACGTCGAAGTGGCTGGTGCCGACCGGGCGTCCGTTGCGCAGCCAGACTTGGTCGAACTGCTTGCCGGAGCACAGGGCGTAGCGCGACTTGATGTAGGAGACCTTCGTCGCCAGCCCCACGACGCATTCCTGGGGCGTCATCGTGCGGGGCGGTTCGGGGAGTGTGACCGCTGCCGGCCCTGCGGTGGAGAGCGGTTTGCGAATGGGTGACTGATCGCGGGCTGACTCTTCCGCCATGAGAGGCGCGAAGGTCCTCGCCGGACCAACCGTCTCACGCGGCAGGAGCGCCTTGATGCCTTCCTCCTTCGACAGGCTGCCCAGGGCGGATCGCGTCGACTGCCGTTGAAGGGCGGCCAGGCCAAGCGGCTCAGCATTGACTGGTCGTATGTAGGACTCCATGCTCAACACGTCGGAGTCGGCAGCCTGGGCGTTGCTTAACGGCATGAGCAGTGAGGCCAGTAGCCCAGGAACCAGCACGGCAGATGCACGTCCGCGGGTCCGTGCGAGCGCACGTCTTATTGCCATCAGAACCCCTCTTTTCAGGTACACGCCAAGTTGCGTGCAGTGTCAGGGATAGCGATCGCAGGAAGTGCACAAGCGCTGAACAATCCCCTCCGGCCTGATTTCGGTGGAGGATGACTGAAGTGATGATCATATGGTCAGGTCCCGTTGGGTGACGCCCTCGGACGCGACTAGCGGGGATGGCGTCATCCGCAGACATCGATGAGGAGCACCGGACGCAGCATCGCCGAGCAGGTCATGCAGGAACTGATCGAGGCCGAGACCACGGCGAAGATCGGCGCCGAGTGGAACGAGCACACCGAGGCTCGCACCAACTAGCGTGCGGGCAGCTTCTTCCCCCTGCCGGAGCGGCGGCGCATCGACCAGGCTCTTTACGCGGTCATCATGGAGGCACACATCGAGGACGTCTCCACCCGCTCAGTGGACGGCCTGGTCAGAGCACTTGGCGCGGACACCGCAGTCTCCAAGAGCGAGGCCTTCAGGGTCTGTGAGGCTCGACGAGCCGCTCACCGCGTTTCGCAACCGCCCCCTGGACCACATCCGCATCCCCAACGTCCACCTGGACGCGACGTACTGCACGGCCCGTGTCCAGCGTCAGATCCCGGGCGGCGATGATCGACACCGGTGTCAGCGAGGACGGCGGCCGGGAGGTCCTCGGCGTTGGCAGGCCGGGGACAGTGAAACCGAGACATCCCTGGCCGAGTTCCTGCGTCACCCGCGTGAACGTGGCCTCGACGTGGACCGTCTGGTCATCGCCGACCACCACAGCGGCCGGATCGTCACGGTCCGCAAGGCGGTGATCGGCGCCGCCTGCCAAACACGCAGGCTCACTTCCTGCGCAGCGTCGCCGGCGCGATCCCGAAGAACGCCGTTGAGATGGTCGCCGCGGCGATCCGCACAGTCTTCGCCGGCTGGGCCAGACGGTGGCCGAGGCCCAGACCGACACCGTCGCCGACATGCTCGGCGGCCGCTTCCCCAGGTCAAACGGATGCTGCTGGAGGGCAGGACGACCTGATCGCGTTCGCGGTCTTCCCGGAACGGCACTGGAGGAGCGTCCGGTCGGCCAACCCGCCGGAGCGGACCAACCCGGAGTTCAGACGCCGCACCGATGTCGCCTCGTCTTCCCCGCCGCCACCTGCCCGAGGACAGCATGGACGAGTTCTACCCCCGAATTCCACGAAAGCGCCCCGGCGCTGCCCAACGCCCCGAACATACCCACCAGCCCGAACACACCCACCAGTTGATCCAACACGTCATCACGCGGACCACTATCGGCGTGTACGACACGGACGCCCGCGACGCCATCGATCTGCGGTGGCCGGACGGTGGCGAGCACGAAGATGACGAGGAGTACATGTAATTCTGACGGGACCTTCAGAAATCCCGGGCAGTCAGCCGCTGTTGAGCCGGATCGTGTCCCAGAAGTGGTCCACGATCCGGTCCAGGAACTCCTGCCCCGACGCGCCGGAGTCCTCGCTGCCGCCGCCCCAGCTGAGCGTGGCGACCATCTGCCCCTGGTACTGCTGGTGCAGCTCGCGCAGCGTGTGCTCCAGCAGCCGCCGGCCCAGCGGCACGATCTTCGCGACCGGCCGCACATGGGCCTGCCAGCGCGTGCTGACCGCGCCGCGCAGATGCTCGGCGAGCCGGGGCTCCCGGCCCGTGACGGTGACGAAGTCCGGCAGGGACAGCTGAAGCAGGTCGGCGAGCAGGGTGGACTGACGGTCGGTGCCGCGCCAGTCGTCGTGCTCCTCCATGCTCAGATAGGCGAGGAGTTCGAGCCCGAGGGCGCGGGCCACGTCCTCGGGGGCGAGACCACGGGAGACGCGGTGCTCGCGCAGCGTGCGGGGGCGGCCGATGAGTTCACCGGGGGAGCACCACAACACCGCCGCCAGCGCGGTCAGTTCCGGACTGGTCGGGGTGAGCGTCCCGTCCTCCCAGGCGAGGACGAGATCCGGGCTGGCATAGGGAAGGCCGTAGGAGACGCGAAGGCCGTAGGCCACATGCTCGGGTCCCATGCCGAGCGCGGTACGCAGGCGGCGGGCGGCGAGGTTGTCGAAGGGCGGTCCGGGCTGGTTCGGCAGGGCTGGGGGTCGGCGCACGGGCCACAAAGTAGGGCCGTTCGCGTGCGGTGACTACGGTCTGTTCGGCCAGGATCACGGATTGTAGGAAGCTACGGTTTCGGCCGCCGGTTCGAGCTGGCCGAAGATCGTCTGTCGGCGGCGCGTCCATGGTCGCGAGGATGGCGCCGGGTGCCCGGACGGGCGGCCGGAGAGGGACGTGATCTTCGTGTACGAGGTGAATGGCAAGGTAGAGGGGCATATTCGCGAGCGGTTGCTGGCGCCGAACTTCTGGCATCTCGCCACGGTCGGCCCGGACGGAACCCCGCAGGTCTCGCCCATGTGGGCGGATCTCGAAGGTGAGTACGTCATGGTCAACACCGCGATCGGACGTGTGAAGGAACAGAACCTGCGGCGCAATCCGAACGTCTCCCTCTCCCACCACGACCCCGAGAACCCCTACGACCGGGTCGAGATCCGGGGCCGCGTCGTCCGCTTCGTCGAGGGCGAGGAGGCCGAGCGCTCCATGGACCGGCTCACGAAGAAGTACATCGGCGAGGAGCGGTACCCGTGGCTGCTGCCCGGGGAGCGCCGGGTGATGCTGCTGATCGAGCCGGTGCGGGTGCGCAGGGTGGTGGGAGTGGAGCCGTTCCGGCCCGGGGTGCTGCCCTCTTGAGCGGTCCCGGCCCTGCTGCGGAGTCCCTCCCGGGCGGCCCTCGCTGAACGGTCCCTCCCGGGTGGGTTCAGCCCTTGACGGCGCCACCTAGGGCGAACCCTCCTCCCAGCCGGCGCGCGATCAGCACGTACAGCAGGATCACCGGCGTCGAGTAGACGACCGAGAACGCGGCGAGCTGGCCGTACGCCACCATCCCGCGGTTGCCGAAGAACTCGTTGATGCTCACCGAGGCCGGCATCTGGTCCGGGGTGAGCAGGAGCATGAACGGGACGAAGAAGTTCCCCCACATCATGACGAAGCAGAACACCGTCACCACCGAGACCCCGGGCCCCATGAGGGGGAGCACGATCCTGACCAGCGACTGCATCGGGGAGGCGCCGTCCGTCCAGGCCGCCTCCTCCAGCTCCTTCGGCACGCCGTCCATGAAGTTCTTCATCAGCCAGATGGCGAAGGGGAGTTGGGAGGCGGTGAAGAACAGGATCGTGCCCTGAAGGGTGTCGATCAGATCGACCCGCACGAACAGCGCGTACACCGGCACCATGATCGCCGTGATCGGCAGGCTCGTCGCGAAGAGGATCGTCAGCAGGAACGGGCGGTTGAGGCGGGACCTGAAGCGGGACAGCGGATAGGCCGCGAGGGCCGCGCACACCACCGTCAGCCCGGTGGCGCCGCCGCACAGGATCAGGCTGTTCAGCAGCGGGGTGAAGGTGATCTCCGAGGTCCAGATCGCGTCGAAGTTGTCCAGCGTGAGACCGTCCGGGGCCTTCACCCGGAGATCGGCCCGCGGATCCAGCGCCGACAGCACCACCCAGGCCAGCGGCAGCACGAAGGCGGCGGCGCACACCAACAGGCCCATGTCGGCGGCCAGTCGGCGGGTCCTGCGGCGGTTCCGGCTACGGGAGGAGAAGGCCGGGGCCATGGGTCAGACCTCCGTCCGCAGCAGCCGGATGTAGACGAGGGAGAACAGCGACCCCACCAGCAGCAGGAGTAGCGCGACCGCCGTGCCGTAGCCGATCAGGCTGTTCTGGAAGGCCTGTTCGTACATGAAGAGCGGCAGCGTCTGGCTCTTGTCGCCCGGCCCGCCCCTCGTCATCACCCAGATCAGCCCGAAGACCGACAGGGTCTGGAGGGTGTTGAGCATGAGGTTCGTGCCGATGGAACGGCGGATCATCGGCAGCGTGATGTGCCACATGCGCCGCCATCCGCCCGCCCCGTCGACCTCGGCCGCCTCGGTGATCTCCTGGGGGATCTCGGCCAGCGCCGCCGAGTAGACGAGCATCGAGAACGCCGTCCCGCGCCACACGTTCGCGAAGGACACCGCGAGGATCGGCAGCGTGAACAGCCAGTTCTGGGACGGCAGATGGAGCCAGTCCAGGATGGCGTTCAAGGTGCCCTCGCGACGGAAGAAGGCGTACAGCAGGAACCCGGCGACGACCTCCGGCAGCACCCACGCCGTGATCACGATCCCACCGGTCAGGGTCCGCACCGGCTTCGAGGCCCGCCGCATCAGGGCGGCCAGCGCCAGCCCCAGGGTGTTCTGCCCGATCAGCGACGACAGCACGGTGAAGACGAGGGTGAGCCATACGGCGTTCAGGAACTCCTCGTCCCCGAACGCCGTACGGAAGTTCTCCAGGCCGACGAACGACGACTCCGCCTGACCGGTGAGCCGCAGATCGGTGAACGCGATCCACACGCAGTAGACGATCGGCCCGGCCAGGAACAGCAGCAGCACGACCAGGGCGGGCGAGACGGGCAGGGCGCGGACGAACGAGCGGCGCAGGTTCGGGGGCGGGACCGCCCGGGAGTTCAGGGGTGGGACCGTCCGGGGGTTCGAGGGCGGGACCGCCCGGGTGGTCACCGCTCGACCACCTGGTCGTCCGTGACGTCCCTCAGCTCGTCGTCGTAGCCGCTCGCCGCGCGGGCCACCGACATGTCGCCCGTCGTCACACCCTCCATGGCCTCCTGGACGGCGGTCGAGACCTGCGGATACGCCGGGAACGCCGGCCGGTAGTGCGTGCTGGCGACGAGATCCGTGAAGAACTCGATACCGGGCTGCGCCTTCACGTACGCGGGATCCTCGGCGACGTCCTCGCGCACCGCGATACCGGAGTTGGCGATGTACCACTTCTGCGCGTTGGCCTTCGTCTGCATCGTCTTCACGAACTCGAAGGCGAGGTCGGGGTTGCCCGCCTTGTCCGGGATCGACCACGTCCAGCCGCCGGACATGCTGACCTTGCCGGGGGCCTGGCCGTGCTGCGTCGGCATCGCGGCGAGTCCCAGCTCCTTCGACCACTCGGGCCACTCGTGACCGCTGCCCGGCAGCCAGTCCTGCGGGAGCCAGGAGCCGTCGAGGGCGATGCCGAGCTTGCCCTGCGGGAGCCATTCGCCGCGGACCCGGGTCATGACGTTGGGGTCGAGGGCGTCGGGGACGTCCGGGCCGAGCTTCTCCTTGTAGACCGTCTCGACGAAGGTCAGGGCGTCCTTGAAGCCCTGGCTGCCGGCGACCCACTTCTTCGACGTGCGGTCGTAGAGGGGATCGGCGCCCCTGGCCCCGGCGGTGCCGTAGAGCAGCATCTCGAAGGTCTGCATGGTGGCGGCCTCACCGACCGGCTTGCCCGTGTACACGTTCAGGGGGATGACGTCCGGGACCTTTCGCTTGATCGCGCGGGCCGCGTCGAGGACCTCGTCCCAGGTCTTCGGCTGCCAGTCGGCCGGCAGGCCCGCCTTCGCGAAGATGTCCTTGCTGAACCACAGCCCCCGGGTGTCCGTCCCGTCCGGAACGCCGTACGTCCGGCCGTCCTCGCCCTTCGCCGCCGCCTTCGCCGTGTCGATGAACCGGTCCCAGTCCGCCCACTTCGCGAGGTAGGGGTCCAGCGGCTTGAGATACCCGCTGGCGATGTCCGAGTTGATCAGAAACGTGTCCTCGTACACCAGGTCGGGAGCCGTCTTCGCCGACCTGAGCATCTGCTGGAGCTTCGTGTAGTACTCCGAGTCCGGAGCCTTGATCGGGACGAACTCGACCTTCTTGCCGGGGTTCGCCTTCTCGAACTGCTTCTTGACACCGGCGAGATAGTCGTCCATCACATGGATCGAGTTGTCCGTGGACTGCTTGAACGACACCTTCAGCGTGTCCGGATCACTGCCGGATCCGCCCCCGCAGGCCGTGAGGGCGGTGGCGGCGAGCACGGCTGCGAGGAGTGGGGTGAGTACGGCGGTGGGGCGCACGGGCATGACCTCCTGCGGGCTCACGTCGTTGTGGCCGGGATGGCTGCCCGGTGAACGTAAGAGGGGTGGTCCGGTCGGGTCAATGCGTGTGCGGAGGATTGGCCGCGCTTCGGTGTGCGCGGGCCGCCTGACCTATCCCCGCACCCACCGGTACTGCAACTCCGGCCGCCCCACCGCCCCGTACTGCGGACTCCGTGCCGCGCGGCCCGCGTCGACCAGGTGTTCCAGGTAGCGGCGGGCCGTGATCCGGGAGATGCCCACGGCCTCGGCCACGCCGGTGGCGGTGAGGCCCTCGACGGCGTCGCGCAGGGCGACCGAGACGCGTTCCAGGGTCGGTCCGCTCAGGCCTTTCGGCAGGGCGGCGGGGCCCGGGGCCCGCAGGGTCGCCAGGGCGCGGTCGACCTCGTCCTGGCCGCTGGCCTCGCCCGCGGCGGCGTGGAACTCGGCGTAGCGCACGAGCCGGTCCCGCAGGGTGGCGAAGGTGAACGGCTTCAGGACGTACTGCACGACTCCCAGTGACACGCCTTCGCGCACCACCGTCAGGTCGCGTGCCGAGGTCACCGCTATCACGTCCGCGTGATGCCCGGCGGCCCGGAGCGTGCGGGCCAGCTGGAGCCCGTGACCGTCCGGGAGGTGCAGGTCGAGGAGGAGCAGGTCGACCTCCGTACGGTCCAGCGCGCGGCGCGCCTCCGCGCCGGTGTGGGCCTTGCCGACGGCGGTGAAGCCGGGGACGCGGTTGACGTACATGACGTGTGCGTCGGCGGCGACCGGATCGTCCTCGACGACCAGGACACGGATGGGCTGCTCGGGGGTCATGCGTGGCCTCCAGGGACCGTACGACCGGAGACGGCACGTTCGGCTTCCACGGCGGG
Proteins encoded in this region:
- a CDS encoding response regulator; this encodes MTPEQPIRVLVVEDDPVAADAHVMYVNRVPGFTAVGKAHTGAEARRALDRTEVDLLLLDLHLPDGHGLQLARTLRAAGHHADVIAVTSARDLTVVREGVSLGVVQYVLKPFTFATLRDRLVRYAEFHAAAGEASGQDEVDRALATLRAPGPAALPKGLSGPTLERVSVALRDAVEGLTATGVAEAVGISRITARRYLEHLVDAGRAARSPQYGAVGRPELQYRWVRG
- a CDS encoding carbohydrate ABC transporter permease — translated: MAPAFSSRSRNRRRTRRLAADMGLLVCAAAFVLPLAWVVLSALDPRADLRVKAPDGLTLDNFDAIWTSEITFTPLLNSLILCGGATGLTVVCAALAAYPLSRFRSRLNRPFLLTILFATSLPITAIMVPVYALFVRVDLIDTLQGTILFFTASQLPFAIWLMKNFMDGVPKELEEAAWTDGASPMQSLVRIVLPLMGPGVSVVTVFCFVMMWGNFFVPFMLLLTPDQMPASVSINEFFGNRGMVAYGQLAAFSVVYSTPVILLYVLIARRLGGGFALGGAVKG
- a CDS encoding extracellular solute-binding protein, whose amino-acid sequence is MPVRPTAVLTPLLAAVLAATALTACGGGSGSDPDTLKVSFKQSTDNSIHVMDDYLAGVKKQFEKANPGKKVEFVPIKAPDSEYYTKLQQMLRSAKTAPDLVYEDTFLINSDIASGYLKPLDPYLAKWADWDRFIDTAKAAAKGEDGRTYGVPDGTDTRGLWFSKDIFAKAGLPADWQPKTWDEVLDAARAIKRKVPDVIPLNVYTGKPVGEAATMQTFEMLLYGTAGARGADPLYDRTSKKWVAGSQGFKDALTFVETVYKEKLGPDVPDALDPNVMTRVRGEWLPQGKLGIALDGSWLPQDWLPGSGHEWPEWSKELGLAAMPTQHGQAPGKVSMSGGWTWSIPDKAGNPDLAFEFVKTMQTKANAQKWYIANSGIAVREDVAEDPAYVKAQPGIEFFTDLVASTHYRPAFPAYPQVSTAVQEAMEGVTTGDMSVARAASGYDDELRDVTDDQVVER
- a CDS encoding carbohydrate ABC transporter permease; the protein is MNSRAVPPPNLRRSFVRALPVSPALVVLLLFLAGPIVYCVWIAFTDLRLTGQAESSFVGLENFRTAFGDEEFLNAVWLTLVFTVLSSLIGQNTLGLALAALMRRASKPVRTLTGGIVITAWVLPEVVAGFLLYAFFRREGTLNAILDWLHLPSQNWLFTLPILAVSFANVWRGTAFSMLVYSAALAEIPQEITEAAEVDGAGGWRRMWHITLPMIRRSIGTNLMLNTLQTLSVFGLIWVMTRGGPGDKSQTLPLFMYEQAFQNSLIGYGTAVALLLLLVGSLFSLVYIRLLRTEV
- a CDS encoding PPOX class F420-dependent oxidoreductase; its protein translation is MIFVYEVNGKVEGHIRERLLAPNFWHLATVGPDGTPQVSPMWADLEGEYVMVNTAIGRVKEQNLRRNPNVSLSHHDPENPYDRVEIRGRVVRFVEGEEAERSMDRLTKKYIGEERYPWLLPGERRVMLLIEPVRVRRVVGVEPFRPGVLPS
- a CDS encoding helix-turn-helix domain-containing protein encodes the protein MRRPPALPNQPGPPFDNLAARRLRTALGMGPEHVAYGLRVSYGLPYASPDLVLAWEDGTLTPTSPELTALAAVLWCSPGELIGRPRTLREHRVSRGLAPEDVARALGLELLAYLSMEEHDDWRGTDRQSTLLADLLQLSLPDFVTVTGREPRLAEHLRGAVSTRWQAHVRPVAKIVPLGRRLLEHTLRELHQQYQGQMVATLSWGGGSEDSGASGQEFLDRIVDHFWDTIRLNSG